TACAACCGAGGCGGCCAGATCGCTCGCGACGCCGCCAAACACGCGACGATGATCGCAGTCTGCGACGTCGACGATTTGCACACCCAGGAATTCAACGACGCCTTCGACGGCAAGCTGAACATGTATCGCGATTATCGCGAAATGCTAGAAAAGGAAAAGCCCGATGTCGTCACCATCGGCACTCCCGACCATTGGCATGTGCCGATTGCAATCGCGGCCCTAAAATCCGGCGCGCACGTCTATTGCGAAAAGCCCCTGACGTTGACGATCGACGAAGGCAAACAGATTCGCAAAGTCGTCGAAGAAACTGGCAAGACGTTCCAGGTCGGAACTCAGCAGCGAAGTTCAAAGGGTAACTTCTTGACCGCTGTGGCCATGGTTCAGAGCGGCAGACTCGGGAAAAACGTCAACGCCTACATTGCGATCGGCGGCGCACCCGAGGACGGTCCGTTCGAGTCAACTGCGGCACCGGACGATCTCGACTGGGAAATGTGGGTTGGACCTGCACCGGACGCCGACTACAGCGAACAGCGCCGCAAGCAATTCCGATGGTATTTTGACTATTCGGGCGGCAAGATGACTGACTGGGGCGCTCACCACATCGACATCGCTCAGTGGGCGTTGGCACCAGGCGAAGATGGCCCCGTAAAAATTTCGGGCAGAGGCGAGTTTCCGGCAATCGTACCGACGGATTTCAATTGGAACGCGTACCTGAACGGCGAAGCATCACTGCCAAACGGTTTCAACACCGCAACGAAGTTCAGCATTGATCTGGCCTTCGCCAACGGCAACACGATGAGCGTCAACGATCACTACAAGCGAGAAAACGAAAACGTCGACTTCCCCAACGGCATTCTATTCGAAGGTGAAAAGGGACGCATCTTTGTCAATCGCGGCAAACTCGAAGGTAAGCCCGTCGAAAGCTTGACGGACGCTGACCGTGCCGAACTTGACGGCCTGATAGTGAAACTATGCAAAGGAAAAAGCCCAGGGAATCACATGAAGAATTTCTTCGAGTGCATTGCCGATGGTGGCGAACCGATTTCGGATGTGCGTTCGCACCATCGCACAATGACGTCCTGCCACCTCTGCAACATCTCGCTAATGCTGGGCCGAGAATTGCAGTGGGATCCGAAATCGGAACAGTTCGTCGACGACGACCAAGCTAACCAGCTGCTATCGCGAAAGTCTCGTGAAGTCGCAATGGCGGTTAGCTAAGTCGTCTGGTAATCGCTGACTCCGCAGATCGCGAATCGCAGAAGCAAGCACAACGGATCGTGTTCCGATCCGTTGTCCAATTCGTGGTGCCAATTTGAAGAAACCGGACCGAGGAAACCGATCACGCGTTCTCGTGGATTCGCTTTAGTTCACGTCGACAGCGGGCGATCATGTTTTGCAAGATGACGTAGGAGTGGTCCGCGTCAAGTCGTTCGCTGATCAGTTCTTCGCACGCCTGCGATTCGATCTCGTTTAGCGTCCGGTACCAACTTGCTTGATCGACATTGCCCGCCGACAAATTTGCATTCGTTTGCAACTCCTGCACGCGTTGATAGTACACATCGACGCGATTCTTGCGGTTCTGGTCAATCCACTTCTTGACGCCATGCAGACCGCTGAATGTCAAAAGCGCCAGCGTGATCAGAAGCCCGATCGACTCGGCATTCTCGGCCAGAAAACCTGGCTCGTTGCGCCGATAATACGATTCGGCACCTTGATGAAGCGGAAATTGCAAACTCGATCGGCTCGAAGTTTCGTCGAGTCCGCTTAACAGAGGGATTTGATGTCCTAGCACGGCTTTATGCGCGAAGAGCGTTTGCACCAAATCGCGAGCAAGCTCGTCGTCCCAGTCGCCACGGCAAGCTAAGACAGCGGCAATGCCAACGGCGGCGATCGGCCGTCTTGGCTTTCCCTCGTACGCCATTAACGGAATATCGGTGTAAGTCGCGTACGGATAGTGAGTGCGAAATCCGTCGATGAACGCTTCCTCGGAAACAACCGAATCGACATCGGAACCGACTTGAATATGGATCGGTACCAACTCGAAACGATCGTCGCTGAGTAATCGCCCGATCACTTCAGCACCAACACCGACCAAGAAAAATGCTGCGTCTAGCTCGCCGCTTTCCAAACCAATTTCGGCGTCCTGGAAACCCAAGTGATCCAGATTATCGGCGGGTAGTTCGATTCGTGAAAACGACAATAGCTCACGGACCAACTGGAACGTTCCTCCGTCCTTTGATCCCAAATTCGTTTTGTGTTTGGCGAGGTCGTTAAGGCATGTGATTTTGGCTTCGCGGCGACAAACCAGATGCAAAGACTCGGTGTACAGCATCGCCAAGCTGCGTACCGCCGCATTGGCTATCGCGTCGTTTTGAACGATTGCGACATCCGTAACTCCGCTTTCAAGCCGAGCCACATTTTCGGCGCTGCCAGCACTCGATTGCAACGTCCACTCGACTGAAGGCCGATGATTCTCGAACGCGTTACCTAACTCGGTTGCCAGTTGATGGTAAACGCCGCTTTCGGATCCCGTCGACATCACGACACGCAGCTTCGTTTCCATGCGCAGGAACCACCACCCCAGCCCGAGTGCTGGAATCGCTAGGAACAAGGCGGCAAACCAGATTTTCGGATTCAATGATCTATCGTCCGTGAAAAGAATATAAGATCGACGAATGCGCTACTCTAAACTCGCCCTCGCCAAGCGACTTTGCGGCCTAGCAGCGAGTTCCCAAACGCCACCCACTGCAGAGACACAAATATCAAAGTCGCGAAGCTATGTAGGAATATGCCGAGAACAGGCTGCCGAAACGATTTAGCCGCCATCGCTCGTGGCATGTGGCCGATCACTACGGCAAACACCGAAATCAGAATCGCAATCGGCTTGTGGGTCAACAGAGAAACAATCAGCATTGCGACTGGCAATACACTGCTGCCAATTAACAGCAACGTAAAAGGCACGATCAATGTCGGACTGGCAATCCCTTCGCTCGCATTCTTCAGCACGCCCTGGACCACCTCGTACGCGTTTCCGTACATTCGGCACTCAGCAAGGTTGGTGCCGTCAATCACATCCGTGCACATCCCAACGCCGCGGAACGATCGTGGTAGTTTGATTCCGTCGTGCCGTGATCCCTTGATCGATTCATGAGTGCCCGCACGTTGGTAAGCCGCCTTGGTGGTCATGAATAGTTGGCCACAACCAGCAGCGTACGAAGGATGCGTGCTGGCACGCATTCGATGCAGCGGCAAGAAACCTAGCAAGATGAAGTGCATCATTGGGATGATCAACTTTTCCAACCAAGTCTGAGTTTCTTGATGAGGAAATGCGCTGAGAAGATGAACACGCTTGTTATCCTGATAGGCGGCCATAATCGCGATAGCCTCCGGCGACAGACGGACGTCAGCATCCAGGAATACCAGACGATCGAACTTGGCCGATTCGGCCAGTTGGAAACATGCATGTTGTTTACCGTTCCAGCCTGATGGCAGCGGATTGCCAGTAATCAATTGAACGCGATCATCGGCAACGCCCAATTCATGCACCACTTCGGCGGTTCGATCGGTCGAGTGGTCATCCAGCACGATGACTTCCATCGCGACATCGCGACTGGCCAGTGCGGCCGAGACGCACTTCGCGATCGCAGCCTCCTCGTCACGTGCCGGGATCAATACGGATACCTGAACCGGGTTCAACGCGGACCGGTCTAGCAACGCGTCTGCCCTATCGCAGAATAGTGGCAGATTCTTTGAAAACATCGCCATCGGGATCATTGCGATCACCAACGCGATCAGCGACAGAGCAACGATCATTTAAATTGGCTTCCATGTTCTGACCGAAACTTGTTTCCCGTTACCAAGGATTTCATTCGTCGCGTCCATTCATAGACGCCACCGGCGCCGCGTTTGCCCATCAGCAAGTTATCGAATGGATCACTCGACCGAGCGATCGCAAGTTCGGCCAGCCGAAACTGATTTTCTCGCAAGCTTTGCTGTAACTGATCGTTCCACTGCGGTTTCAATAAACTCGCATGGTCAGAAATTCGAATGGGAACGCCCAGTCGCGCCAAGCATACCGGCAGCCGTTCATCCCAGAAGACATACTCAAGTGCCAAGGGTAGCACCCATCCGTCGGATCGACGTGAACAAAGATGGGCAAGACCTGGCATCAGCTTTTCGCGATGATCACGCGCGTCGGCGAAGCGGCCTTCGGGGGTCATCCAAATCGACGACGTGGACGAGTCCAAAATCTGATTGCTCTGTTTCAAGAACCGCGCCGTGCCGGCTACCGAATCCATTTGAACGCCATAGAACCCCAGTTTGGCGAGCACCTTGTAGTGGGCGAGTGCTTCGGCCGCAATCGGCGCTCGGAATTGTCGTCCAGGAAATAATGTCAGGTTCAAAAAGTGCGCCACCATCGGATCCCACCACGACGGATGGTTTCCGTAAACAATCAGCGGCCCGTCGCAGCAAACCGCTGCACCGCAGCGAGATTCACGTTCAATGGCAATCGCATGAAAGTGACGACGCAGGTACGGTTTCAAAAAGCGATGGAAGCCATTTTGAAACCACTTCGCAACCGGTGGAACGGCTTCGCAATTGTCTTTCACGCGATCGACCGAGATGAAGCAAGTTGACGACCTAGAAGAGGCAAGGCGCGCCGCAGCGTTGGTGAATTTGGTTGCATACCTGCGGATCGATTCGCAAGCACTTCGCAAACTCACGCAGATAACTGGCTTCCAGTTGGTTGTCCAAATCGATCGCCATCAATGAGACCTGATACACCTCGTATTCCATTCCTTGTGGCAACGCGTGAATGAAAGCGTGGACGTCATGACGTCGGCCAAATTCGCGGCGCAGGTACTGGACTTCGTCTTGGTCAAGAGGTTGCAGCTGATCCAAAATACGATCTTGTTCGAGCGCGTCAATCCTGCCGTCGGATTGGGCGGCCATCACCATCGCTTCGATCATAATTTCAGCGCGGCGGCCATATCCGAGCCCGCTGTGATGATCATGATGCGGTTGATGTTGCGGGCGAGGCGCGTGACGCACGACCGGTGGATTCAGCCCGACGGGAGGCCGACCGACGTTTGCCTGGGCGATGCGGGGATCAAAGTTTGGATTGACGTAACCCGACTGCTGGACCCATTGATTCGCTGGTGCCGGAAGCCGACCACCACTACGGTGGTGCCGATCGACTGAGTCGCGAACGATGTGCTCAAACGACGAATGGTGGTTTTGATCAAATCGAGGATCAATTGGACGATGCCCCGGGTTGGGTCCACGGCCTGCGTTAGCATCGGCGATGCCATTAAGAATTTGCCCCAATACAGCGCCATTACCGCCCGTTCGCGCTGCTCGTTGGCTCAACAAACTGCCGAGTACTTTTACCGCATCCATCAATCACTCCGGTCAACCGTTTGGGTCTACATGATTCCCAAAGTATAGCGGGACGGCATCGATCCGAGTTCAGCAGTCGGCAACTTCTAAATGATTATGAATTCGCAGGCCCTGGGCGAGAGGACGAACCGCCTCGGTCGCAACTTGCTTGACATAAAACGAACTGACGGTTCCCTCG
The Rubripirellula reticaptiva DNA segment above includes these coding regions:
- a CDS encoding TAXI family TRAP transporter solute-binding subunit, which produces MNPKIWFAALFLAIPALGLGWWFLRMETKLRVVMSTGSESGVYHQLATELGNAFENHRPSVEWTLQSSAGSAENVARLESGVTDVAIVQNDAIANAAVRSLAMLYTESLHLVCRREAKITCLNDLAKHKTNLGSKDGGTFQLVRELLSFSRIELPADNLDHLGFQDAEIGLESGELDAAFFLVGVGAEVIGRLLSDDRFELVPIHIQVGSDVDSVVSEEAFIDGFRTHYPYATYTDIPLMAYEGKPRRPIAAVGIAAVLACRGDWDDELARDLVQTLFAHKAVLGHQIPLLSGLDETSSRSSLQFPLHQGAESYYRRNEPGFLAENAESIGLLITLALLTFSGLHGVKKWIDQNRKNRVDVYYQRVQELQTNANLSAGNVDQASWYRTLNEIESQACEELISERLDADHSYVILQNMIARCRRELKRIHENA
- a CDS encoding lysophospholipid acyltransferase family protein → MKDNCEAVPPVAKWFQNGFHRFLKPYLRRHFHAIAIERESRCGAAVCCDGPLIVYGNHPSWWDPMVAHFLNLTLFPGRQFRAPIAAEALAHYKVLAKLGFYGVQMDSVAGTARFLKQSNQILDSSTSSIWMTPEGRFADARDHREKLMPGLAHLCSRRSDGWVLPLALEYVFWDERLPVCLARLGVPIRISDHASLLKPQWNDQLQQSLRENQFRLAELAIARSSDPFDNLLMGKRGAGGVYEWTRRMKSLVTGNKFRSEHGSQFK
- a CDS encoding DUF533 domain-containing protein, with the translated sequence MDAVKVLGSLLSQRAARTGGNGAVLGQILNGIADANAGRGPNPGHRPIDPRFDQNHHSSFEHIVRDSVDRHHRSGGRLPAPANQWVQQSGYVNPNFDPRIAQANVGRPPVGLNPPVVRHAPRPQHQPHHDHHSGLGYGRRAEIMIEAMVMAAQSDGRIDALEQDRILDQLQPLDQDEVQYLRREFGRRHDVHAFIHALPQGMEYEVYQVSLMAIDLDNQLEASYLREFAKCLRIDPQVCNQIHQRCGAPCLF
- a CDS encoding Gfo/Idh/MocA family protein — encoded protein: MDATRRGFLKATAVATSALTVSKTGLAADEPQKLRLASIGVGGSRGRYNRGGQIARDAAKHATMIAVCDVDDLHTQEFNDAFDGKLNMYRDYREMLEKEKPDVVTIGTPDHWHVPIAIAALKSGAHVYCEKPLTLTIDEGKQIRKVVEETGKTFQVGTQQRSSKGNFLTAVAMVQSGRLGKNVNAYIAIGGAPEDGPFESTAAPDDLDWEMWVGPAPDADYSEQRRKQFRWYFDYSGGKMTDWGAHHIDIAQWALAPGEDGPVKISGRGEFPAIVPTDFNWNAYLNGEASLPNGFNTATKFSIDLAFANGNTMSVNDHYKRENENVDFPNGILFEGEKGRIFVNRGKLEGKPVESLTDADRAELDGLIVKLCKGKSPGNHMKNFFECIADGGEPISDVRSHHRTMTSCHLCNISLMLGRELQWDPKSEQFVDDDQANQLLSRKSREVAMAVS
- a CDS encoding glycosyltransferase family 2 protein, yielding MIVALSLIALVIAMIPMAMFSKNLPLFCDRADALLDRSALNPVQVSVLIPARDEEAAIAKCVSAALASRDVAMEVIVLDDHSTDRTAEVVHELGVADDRVQLITGNPLPSGWNGKQHACFQLAESAKFDRLVFLDADVRLSPEAIAIMAAYQDNKRVHLLSAFPHQETQTWLEKLIIPMMHFILLGFLPLHRMRASTHPSYAAGCGQLFMTTKAAYQRAGTHESIKGSRHDGIKLPRSFRGVGMCTDVIDGTNLAECRMYGNAYEVVQGVLKNASEGIASPTLIVPFTLLLIGSSVLPVAMLIVSLLTHKPIAILISVFAVVIGHMPRAMAAKSFRQPVLGIFLHSFATLIFVSLQWVAFGNSLLGRKVAWRGRV